The Bombus huntii isolate Logan2020A chromosome 6, iyBomHunt1.1, whole genome shotgun sequence genome window below encodes:
- the LOC126866445 gene encoding chymotrypsinogen B isoform X2 yields MSDGNNGTSWQRVVGQNSAVVQLPKNRSTKLSYFTNWSEWSVCDRHCTQNRVRRCRVKKKCSTTILREERTCQHNRKSRWRRCKQHQRRGHRQKDKFHVVQVPRKEAEPRQGRQRGKDQTVGYYGKWSRWSPCTRLCTTQRHRWCKKPGICGRDVIRESAYCYVEGSFCQRWIHRKIRGSQEEDSDDIVLDEFELNPNTVDSFIPEKNSHTWRCGVPSTQKTSRLSYFTRIIGGRPSTPGSWPWQVAVLNRFREAFCGGTLVSPRWVLTAAHCIRKRLYVRIGEHDLTVKEGTELELRVDSVTIHPEYDADTVDNDVAMLRLPVTLTASPSRGIACLPAPSQPLPANQLCTIIGWGKSRVTDDYGTDVLHEARIPIVSSEACRNVYVDYRITDNMFCAGYRRGKMDSCAGDSGGPILCQDPRRPNRPWTIFGITSFGEGCGKRGKFGIYARLSNYVRWISKVMKETDDYD; encoded by the exons ATGAGCGACGGGAACAATGGCACTAGCTGGCAGCGCGTGGTCGGTCAGAATTCTGCTGTGGTGCAATTACCAAAGAACA GATCCACGAAATTATCGTACTTCACGAACTGGAGCGAATGGAGCGTGTGTGATCGACACTGTACGCAGAATCGTGTTCGAAGGTGTCGCGTGAAGAAAAAATGTAGCACCACAATACTTAGA GAAGAACGAACCTGTCAGCATAACAGGAAGAGTAGGTGGAGGAGATGTAAGCAACATCAGCGACGAGGTCATCGACAGAAGGATAAATTTCATGTTGTACAG GTGCCTAGAAAGGAAGCAGAACCTAGGCAAGGAAGGCAGAGAGGCAAAGACCAAACCGTAGGATATTATGGCAAATGGAGTAGATGGTCACCCTGTACAAGATTATGTACCACTCAACGTCACAG GTGGTGCAAGAAACCTGGAATTTGCGGTCGCGACGTGATAAGGGAGAGTGCCTACTGTTACGTGGAGGGTAGCTTCTGCCAAAGATGGATTCATCGAAAAATTCGTGGAAGCCAAGAAGAGGATAGCGATG ATATCGTATTAGACGAGTTCGAGTTGAATCCCAACACAGTCGATAGTTTTATTCCTGAAAAGAATTCTCATACTTGGAGATGTGGAGTTCCGAGCACTCAAAAGACATCTCGACTCTCCTATTTTACGAGGATCATCGGTGGCCGCCCATCGACTCCAGGAAGTTGGCCCTGGCAAGTTGCCGTGTTGAACAGATTTCGT gAGGCTTTCTGTGGAGGTACTTTGGTTTCACCAAGATGGGTATTAACAGCTGCACATTGTATCAGGAAACGACTTTATGTTCGCATTGGGGAGCACGATCTGACTGTGAAAGAGGGCACTGAACTGGAATTAAGG GTGGATTCGGTCACGATACATCCCGAATACGATGCAGACACAGTGGACAATGACGTCGCTATGCTGCGTCTTCCGGTTACTTTAACAGCATCACCGTCCAGAGGAATCGCTTGTCTCCCAGCGCCTAGCCAGCCTCTACCCGCCAATCAACTGTGCACCATTATTGGTTGGGGAAAATCGCGAGTCACCGATGACTACGGAACCGACGTTCTTCACGAGGCACGG ATACCCATAGTTTCTTCAGAAGCATGTCGAAACGTCTACGTCGATTACAGAATCACCGATAACATGTTCTGCGCGGGATATCGTCGCGGGAAAATGGATTCATGCGCGGGTGACAGCGGAGGTCCGATTCTGTGTCAGGATCCCAGGAGACCCAATCGTCCGTGGACCATTTTTGGTATCACTAGTTTCGGCGAAGGTTGTGGCAAACGTGGAAAGTTCGGAATATACGCCAGACTATCGAACTACGTTCGCTGGATCAGTAAAGTGATGAAAGAAACTGATGATTATGATTGA